A part of Streptantibioticus cattleyicolor NRRL 8057 = DSM 46488 genomic DNA contains:
- a CDS encoding VOC family protein: MTTEGIEAVFLETHNWGKAAKFYQGLGYQLDFATDHNSGQLRNGDGPYLFIAEVPADREPRTLMVLKVSDEEAFRPGPGIEVVSPFEDTHYGTREATVRDPDGRLWIVQAPGRN, translated from the coding sequence ATGACGACCGAGGGCATCGAGGCGGTCTTCCTGGAGACCCACAACTGGGGGAAGGCGGCCAAGTTCTACCAAGGGCTCGGCTACCAGCTGGACTTCGCCACCGACCACAACTCCGGGCAGCTGCGCAACGGCGACGGCCCCTACCTGTTCATCGCCGAGGTGCCGGCGGACCGGGAACCGCGGACGCTGATGGTGCTGAAGGTCTCCGACGAGGAGGCGTTCCGCCCCGGCCCCGGCATCGAGGTGGTCTCCCCGTTCGAGGACACCCACTACGGCACCCGGGAGGCCACCGTCCGCGACCCCGACGGGCGGCTGTGGATCGTCCAGGCACCGGGCAGGAACTGA